A portion of the Natronococcus sp. AD-5 genome contains these proteins:
- a CDS encoding metal-dependent hydrolase: MSAVPDVLTHVLIGYVIGMGLSFRYEWVRPAHVTLVMIGALSPDFAKADLFVSDWVVQSLLGIPFSWSPLHTLGGTILVVLLGSLLVAPEYRWHALALVAIGAASHHALDLALMTPTGRTYAVFWPFTERRLPAGGLFLSSDRWPALVAGGLAALVWGIDRYRRDGTDSSIDSRKEAQ, encoded by the coding sequence GTGAGCGCCGTGCCTGACGTCCTCACTCACGTCCTCATCGGCTACGTGATCGGGATGGGACTCTCGTTCCGATACGAGTGGGTGCGTCCGGCCCACGTCACGCTGGTCATGATCGGTGCGCTCTCGCCGGACTTCGCGAAGGCCGATCTGTTCGTTTCGGACTGGGTCGTCCAGTCGCTGCTCGGGATTCCGTTCTCCTGGTCGCCGCTACACACGCTCGGCGGCACGATCCTCGTCGTGCTGCTCGGATCGCTGCTGGTCGCCCCCGAGTATCGGTGGCACGCGCTCGCGCTGGTCGCGATCGGCGCCGCCTCGCACCACGCCCTGGACCTCGCGCTCATGACTCCGACCGGACGGACCTACGCCGTGTTCTGGCCGTTCACGGAGCGCCGACTGCCGGCGGGCGGGCTCTTCCTAAGTAGCGATCGCTGGCCGGCGCTCGTCGCCGGCGGTCTCGCGGCGCTCGTCTGGGGAATCGATCGGTATCGTCGTGACGGGACCGATTCGTCTATCGACTCGCGTAAAGAGGCCCAATAA
- a CDS encoding patatin-like phospholipase family protein has product MSAATDTDESTQVAIACQGGGSHTAFTAGVLKHLLSEHERQSYELVALSGTSGGAVCATAAWYGLLAGGTDRAVETIEGIWRDFAAHSPLDKLTNTWTVRMVQFAARGGPMLTVSPYDLPFTSSGRDRFLSTLEAHIDFDRVPELAADAPVDLIVGAADVTEGEFDTFHNEAVTAEAVLASAAIPTLFEAVEIDNRWYWDGLFSQNPPIRDFLTMPRDVEEKPDEIWIVQINPKHREEVPESIEDIGDRRNELAGNLSLYQEIYFIRQINDLVERGDLPEEYKPIDVKFIELGGELSAPSKLDRDPAFVKQLMQRGERRAERFLDARS; this is encoded by the coding sequence ATGAGCGCTGCTACCGATACCGACGAGAGTACACAGGTCGCAATCGCCTGTCAGGGAGGCGGCAGCCACACCGCTTTCACCGCGGGTGTGCTCAAACACCTCCTCTCCGAGCACGAGCGGCAGTCGTACGAACTCGTCGCGCTGAGCGGGACGTCGGGCGGTGCCGTCTGCGCGACTGCCGCCTGGTACGGCCTTCTCGCCGGAGGGACGGACCGTGCCGTCGAAACGATCGAGGGTATCTGGCGGGACTTTGCCGCCCACTCTCCGCTCGACAAACTAACGAATACGTGGACCGTCAGGATGGTACAGTTTGCTGCACGCGGAGGTCCGATGCTAACGGTCAGTCCCTACGATCTGCCGTTCACCTCGAGCGGACGCGACCGATTTCTCAGCACGCTCGAGGCCCACATCGACTTCGATCGGGTCCCCGAACTCGCCGCCGACGCTCCCGTGGACCTCATCGTCGGAGCAGCCGACGTAACCGAGGGCGAATTCGACACCTTCCACAACGAGGCGGTCACGGCGGAAGCCGTTCTCGCTTCGGCGGCGATTCCGACGCTGTTCGAAGCCGTCGAGATCGACAACCGCTGGTACTGGGACGGCTTATTCTCGCAGAACCCCCCGATCCGCGATTTTCTGACGATGCCCCGGGACGTCGAAGAGAAACCCGACGAGATCTGGATCGTCCAGATCAACCCGAAACACCGCGAGGAAGTCCCCGAGTCGATCGAAGACATCGGCGACCGGCGCAACGAACTCGCCGGCAATCTCTCGCTGTACCAGGAGATCTACTTCATCAGGCAGATCAACGACCTCGTCGAGCGGGGCGACCTTCCAGAGGAGTACAAGCCGATCGACGTCAAGTTTATCGAACTCGGCGGCGAGCTGTCAGCGCCGTCGAAACTCGACCGAGATCCGGCGTTCGTGAAGCAGTTGATGCAGCGGGGTGAGCGCCGCGCCGAACGGTTTCTCGACGCGCGGTCGTGA